From a single Campylobacter concisus genomic region:
- a CDS encoding 4Fe-4S binding protein: MKEFGFYNDFDDTLMLNEQIEINNEKEEYLVSNSPKLKANIIAPEINFYLKNTTASVLEKAKNTLLLYEARATAFDMAKDVDYEKEVGKNVVIVSNSGREELANLLKENGYKVIELTHFEVKFIYGAAGELSVLILRANDEFEVDCDFFLVENARDYMLKQSGCYEIAGLEDEAVLKMLNEKTPKFKYKSLTQYDSSICQYHERRNEICGRCAEVCPTVAILKEDETKHLVFSQIDCTNCGNCISVCPSGALDYTLMPQSSFAAVAKLYKGKIALIVPEEINLEDLSVSLPENVLPFAISAAHFLSQTHFLTLLQESGASVILFSKSLGKGEKDAISILNQIYELKFKETAIYHAKDKNELEESLKKAKFIADSQHTINEYALPKREIFAKRLEFLVGSEDLGVVKSGEMIRYGDVKINTDSCTLCLSCVGACNVSALVADKKTNSILFNPSVCTACGYCELSCAEKDTISLEVGKISLKPEFFTYNELARDELFACVECGKEFATKKAVEKIATIMQPRFGNDRVKIKALYCCADCKAKLMVQAQINAMKEDLLNG, encoded by the coding sequence ATGAAAGAATTTGGCTTTTATAACGATTTTGACGATACTTTGATGCTAAATGAACAGATAGAAATAAATAACGAAAAGGAAGAATATTTAGTTTCTAACTCGCCAAAGCTTAAAGCAAACATTATCGCACCTGAGATAAATTTTTATCTAAAAAATACAACTGCAAGCGTCTTAGAAAAAGCTAAAAATACACTTTTGCTCTACGAGGCAAGAGCAACTGCATTTGACATGGCAAAGGATGTTGATTACGAAAAAGAAGTCGGAAAAAACGTCGTAATAGTAAGCAACTCAGGCCGTGAGGAGCTAGCAAATTTATTAAAAGAAAATGGCTATAAAGTCATTGAATTAACGCATTTTGAAGTGAAATTTATTTATGGTGCAGCTGGCGAGCTTAGTGTTTTGATACTTAGAGCAAATGACGAATTTGAGGTCGATTGCGACTTTTTCTTGGTTGAAAATGCAAGGGATTATATGCTAAAGCAAAGCGGCTGTTATGAAATAGCTGGGCTAGAAGATGAAGCTGTGCTTAAAATGTTAAATGAAAAAACTCCAAAATTTAAGTACAAAAGCCTAACTCAATATGACTCTTCGATCTGTCAATATCACGAACGAAGAAATGAAATTTGTGGACGTTGTGCCGAAGTTTGCCCAACGGTTGCGATATTAAAAGAGGATGAAACAAAGCACCTTGTCTTTTCGCAGATAGATTGCACAAACTGCGGAAACTGTATCAGCGTATGCCCTAGTGGCGCGCTCGACTACACGCTAATGCCTCAGAGCTCATTTGCTGCTGTGGCAAAGCTTTATAAAGGCAAGATTGCACTCATTGTGCCAGAAGAGATAAATTTAGAAGATCTTAGCGTTAGCCTACCAGAAAATGTCTTACCTTTTGCTATCTCAGCTGCACATTTTCTAAGCCAAACGCACTTTTTGACACTTCTTCAAGAAAGTGGCGCAAGTGTAATTTTATTTAGCAAGAGCCTTGGCAAAGGCGAAAAAGACGCCATTAGCATCTTAAATCAAATTTATGAGCTTAAATTTAAAGAGACGGCGATCTATCACGCTAAAGATAAAAATGAACTTGAAGAATCGCTCAAAAAGGCAAAATTTATAGCTGACTCACAACACACGATAAACGAATATGCCTTGCCAAAAAGAGAAATTTTTGCAAAAAGGCTCGAGTTTTTAGTAGGTAGCGAAGATCTTGGCGTGGTAAAAAGCGGCGAGATGATAAGATATGGCGATGTCAAGATAAACACTGATAGCTGTACACTTTGTCTAAGTTGCGTTGGCGCTTGTAACGTAAGCGCGCTAGTGGCTGATAAAAAGACAAATTCTATTTTATTTAATCCAAGCGTCTGCACAGCTTGCGGATACTGCGAACTAAGCTGTGCTGAAAAAGATACCATAAGCCTTGAAGTTGGAAAAATTTCTCTTAAGCCTGAGTTTTTTACATATAATGAGCTGGCACGAGATGAGCTTTTTGCCTGTGTTGAGTGCGGAAAAGAGTTTGCGACTAAAAAAGCAGTCGAAAAGATCGCAACTATAATGCAACCAAGATTTGGCAACGATAGGGTCAAGATAAAAGCACTTTACTGCTGTGCTGACTGCAAAGCCAAACTAATGGTTCAAGCCCAAATAAACGCGATGAAAGAGGATTTATTAAATGGATAA
- a CDS encoding TorD/DmsD family molecular chaperone gives MDKNIIKARSYFYEFLAYPMFFYTNDEKFSRWKEQLRYLSANPLSEDSDAAFKNLDKFSFEEFSKEQNDVLFGFTNIPLSASFYEEGRDNGAARLRVIECLKLSPYRRDSELCKDSEDYVGFIFLAMATFLKDEFDDAKNISNKLFSETLNLFVDEFSQLLSAYKEANFFKSYIIILKDFIDLERSILNVEAPAKPKGDSVAMAALKKEPFQSKMPTIKTKLHWEEFSPVISHEFKD, from the coding sequence ATGGATAAAAACATCATAAAAGCAAGATCGTATTTTTACGAATTTCTAGCATATCCTATGTTTTTTTACACAAATGATGAGAAATTTTCAAGATGGAAAGAGCAGTTAAGATACTTAAGCGCAAATCCTTTAAGCGAGGATAGTGATGCTGCATTTAAAAATTTAGATAAATTTAGCTTTGAAGAATTTTCAAAAGAACAAAATGATGTTCTTTTTGGCTTTACAAATATCCCCTTAAGCGCTTCATTTTATGAAGAGGGCAGAGATAACGGAGCAGCTAGGCTTAGGGTTATTGAATGTTTAAAACTAAGCCCATATAGACGTGATAGCGAGCTTTGCAAAGACAGCGAGGACTACGTTGGATTTATATTTTTAGCGATGGCTACATTTTTAAAAGATGAGTTTGATGATGCAAAAAATATTAGCAATAAGCTATTTTCTGAAACTTTAAATTTATTTGTAGATGAGTTTTCTCAGCTACTTTCAGCTTACAAAGAGGCAAATTTCTTTAAATCATATATTATTATTTTAAAAGATTTCATCGATCTTGAACGCTCTATACTAAACGTAGAAGCACCGGCTAAGCCAAAAGGCGATAGTGTCGCCATGGCAGCACTTAAGAAAGAGCCATTTCAAAGCAAGATGCCAACAATCAAAACCAAACTTCATTGGGAAGAATTTTCTCCAGTCATCTCACACGAGTTTAAAGACTAG
- a CDS encoding peptidylprolyl isomerase: MKKLLFLAAGMLSALNLYSAQMINGIAAIVENEPITLYEVYSLKEQLRASEQDALNLLIRDRLEDAQIKNLNISVTPFELNDRIESIAKQNGMTNSQFRSSIQAQGMDFLEFKNNIEKKMLQEKLYKSILAEAGKNVNEQKAKMYFDANPDKFKVFSAAKVVLYKAKNPEELEAQKTSPSLLNSVRTQELSLDYQSIDPRLAAIIAGTNNGEFTQILQGADSFDMFYVKEKIGSYTPSFADVKDNVINELYQGEQEKLMADYFDKLRAKAKIQILR; the protein is encoded by the coding sequence ATGAAAAAATTGCTCTTTTTGGCTGCTGGCATGCTAAGTGCTTTAAATTTATATTCGGCTCAGATGATAAACGGTATCGCAGCTATTGTAGAGAACGAACCAATCACGCTTTATGAAGTTTATAGCTTGAAAGAACAGCTAAGAGCTAGCGAACAAGATGCTTTAAATTTACTCATAAGAGATAGGCTCGAAGATGCTCAGATAAAAAATTTAAACATTAGTGTAACGCCATTTGAGCTAAACGATAGAATCGAATCGATCGCAAAGCAAAATGGCATGACAAATTCGCAGTTTAGAAGCTCTATCCAAGCTCAAGGCATGGACTTTTTGGAGTTTAAAAACAACATAGAAAAAAAGATGCTTCAAGAAAAGCTTTATAAAAGCATCTTGGCTGAAGCTGGTAAAAATGTAAATGAGCAAAAAGCAAAGATGTATTTTGATGCTAATCCTGATAAATTTAAGGTCTTTAGCGCTGCTAAAGTGGTCCTTTATAAGGCAAAGAATCCAGAAGAGCTAGAAGCTCAAAAAACAAGTCCATCACTACTTAACAGCGTACGAACACAAGAGCTTAGCCTAGACTATCAGAGCATAGATCCAAGACTAGCTGCCATCATAGCTGGTACAAATAATGGAGAATTTACCCAAATACTACAAGGCGCTGATAGTTTTGATATGTTTTATGTAAAGGAAAAAATAGGCTCATACACTCCAAGCTTTGCAGACGTTAAGGATAATGTTATAAACGAGCTTTATCAAGGTGAGCAAGAAAAACTTATGGCTGATTATTTTGACAAACTCCGCGCAAAAGCAAAGATTCAAATTTTAAGATAA
- a CDS encoding DUF6803 family protein, which yields MVMTHYMELLSLNQPYNLIFFMVIPVGLTELLVAMEFLTMYHMDSGKNAGYKAVGKFAGIVLGVYFTALVIYFMAKIYPSIKWRGYADVIAVYSYLISVIPLLGIALLELNLIYKNASEKAKLKLHFFLLIFALIVAHVAMIFGMVDPTITGYKAENGEMGMHMNMPMNMPADMPMHDHHKMMQNMGEMHMNMMMQNMSDDNSTNMHMHH from the coding sequence ATGGTAATGACACACTACATGGAGCTTTTATCGCTCAATCAACCTTACAATCTAATCTTCTTCATGGTGATACCTGTGGGGCTTACGGAGCTTTTAGTGGCGATGGAGTTTCTCACTATGTATCACATGGATAGCGGTAAAAATGCTGGCTATAAGGCTGTTGGCAAATTTGCTGGCATAGTGCTTGGGGTCTATTTTACAGCTCTTGTGATCTATTTTATGGCAAAAATTTATCCAAGTATAAAATGGCGTGGATATGCCGATGTCATCGCTGTCTACTCATATCTCATCAGCGTCATACCACTTCTTGGCATCGCGCTTTTAGAGCTAAATTTGATCTACAAAAACGCAAGCGAAAAGGCAAAGCTAAAGCTTCACTTTTTCCTACTCATATTTGCCTTGATCGTCGCACACGTCGCAATGATATTTGGCATGGTTGATCCTACCATAACAGGCTACAAGGCTGAAAACGGTGAGATGGGTATGCATATGAATATGCCAATGAACATGCCAGCAGATATGCCAATGCACGATCACCACAAGATGATGCAAAATATGGGTGAGATGCATATGAATATGATGATGCAAAATATGAGCGATGATAACTCAACTAATATGCATATGCATCACTAA
- the upp gene encoding uracil phosphoribosyltransferase produces the protein MQNVKLISHPLIEHKLTILRDKNTQPFQFRMLVDEISYLMIFEATRNLKVKDVKVQTPVAVADAKRLTTKVMICPILRAALGMLDSVFTIIPDASVGFLGFQRNEETAQAEFFYAKLPKDAKERMAIIIDPMFATGGTAIDAVKFLREKGVKEIKFISIIAAPEGLKRFSEIYPDVEVYTASIDEKLNEKNYIVPGLGDAGDRVFNTL, from the coding sequence ATGCAAAACGTAAAGCTCATCTCGCACCCACTGATCGAGCATAAATTAACCATTCTACGTGATAAAAACACCCAACCTTTTCAGTTTCGTATGCTAGTTGATGAGATCAGTTATCTTATGATCTTTGAGGCGACTAGAAATTTAAAGGTAAAAGATGTCAAAGTCCAAACCCCAGTTGCGGTAGCAGATGCAAAAAGGCTTACTACAAAGGTGATGATATGTCCTATTTTAAGGGCTGCTCTTGGTATGCTTGATAGTGTTTTTACCATCATCCCAGATGCGAGTGTGGGCTTTTTGGGTTTTCAGCGAAACGAAGAGACCGCTCAGGCTGAGTTTTTCTACGCAAAGCTTCCAAAAGACGCAAAAGAGCGCATGGCGATCATCATCGATCCTATGTTTGCAACTGGCGGCACGGCGATAGATGCGGTCAAATTCTTGCGTGAAAAGGGCGTTAAGGAGATCAAATTTATCTCTATCATCGCTGCACCTGAGGGGCTAAAGAGATTTAGCGAAATTTACCCAGACGTCGAGGTCTATACGGCATCGATCGATGAGAAACTAAATGAGAAAAACTACATCGTACCAGGTCTTGGTGATGCTGGCGATAGAGTTTTTAACACGCTTTAA
- the gltX gene encoding glutamate--tRNA ligase → MIVTRFAPSPTGYLHIGGLRTALYNYLYARANNGKFLLRIEDTDLKRNSEEATQAIKEAFAWCKLDHDGEVTYQSKRFDLYKEYVKKLLEEGKAYKCYMSKDELEELRASQEARKERPKYDNRYRDFTGTPPAGIEPVIRIKAPLSGEIVIHDGIKGEVKFKVEDILDDFIIARSDGTPTYNFTVVIDDALMGVTDVIRGDDHLSNTPKQIVLYEALGFKVPKFYHVAMINGEDGKKLSKRHGATDVMEYKKMGYLPEALLNFLVRLGWSHGDDEIFTIEDMLKYFNPNDINKSSSTYNAQKLDWLNSHYIKTLPYERLAHDMLEFGVDFKALVKGELLLNSLRERSKTLIEMANSANAIINAPKSYDEKAWAKFINENSKEILAKFAQILDRDLDVKGYEELTNKFLEQNGLKLKDLAQALRIALTGSSVSPSIFEVLEVVGSSETKNRIQNLLKEEK, encoded by the coding sequence ATGATAGTTACTAGATTTGCTCCGTCGCCTACTGGATACCTACATATAGGCGGACTTAGGACAGCCCTTTATAATTATTTATATGCAAGAGCTAATAATGGAAAATTTTTACTTCGTATCGAAGATACTGACCTAAAACGAAACTCAGAAGAGGCCACGCAAGCCATAAAAGAGGCATTTGCTTGGTGTAAGCTTGATCACGACGGCGAAGTGACATATCAGTCAAAGAGGTTTGATCTTTACAAAGAGTATGTTAAAAAATTACTTGAAGAAGGCAAAGCATATAAATGCTATATGAGCAAGGATGAGCTTGAGGAGCTTAGAGCCAGCCAAGAGGCTAGAAAAGAGCGCCCAAAATATGATAATAGATATAGAGATTTTACTGGCACGCCTCCAGCTGGCATCGAGCCAGTCATCCGTATAAAAGCCCCGCTTAGCGGCGAGATCGTCATACATGATGGCATAAAGGGCGAGGTTAAATTTAAGGTTGAAGATATCTTAGATGACTTCATCATCGCAAGAAGCGACGGCACACCAACTTATAACTTCACGGTTGTGATAGATGACGCACTAATGGGCGTAACAGACGTCATCCGTGGTGACGATCACCTCTCAAATACTCCAAAACAGATCGTTCTTTACGAGGCACTTGGCTTTAAGGTACCAAAATTTTATCACGTCGCTATGATAAACGGAGAGGATGGTAAAAAGCTTAGCAAAAGACACGGCGCAACTGACGTTATGGAGTATAAAAAGATGGGCTACCTGCCTGAAGCGCTCTTAAATTTTCTCGTTCGTCTTGGCTGGAGCCACGGCGATGATGAGATTTTTACTATTGAGGATATGCTTAAATACTTCAATCCAAACGATATCAACAAAAGCTCAAGCACTTACAACGCTCAAAAGCTTGACTGGCTAAATTCTCACTACATTAAGACCCTGCCTTACGAGAGACTAGCTCACGATATGCTCGAGTTTGGCGTTGATTTTAAGGCTTTGGTAAAGGGCGAGCTACTGCTAAATTCGCTCCGTGAGAGATCAAAGACATTAATTGAAATGGCAAATAGCGCAAACGCGATCATCAACGCTCCAAAAAGCTACGATGAGAAAGCTTGGGCTAAATTTATAAATGAAAATAGCAAAGAAATTTTGGCTAAATTCGCTCAAATTTTAGACCGTGACCTCGACGTGAAGGGCTATGAGGAGCTAACTAATAAATTTTTAGAGCAAAATGGCTTAAAGCTAAAAGACCTAGCTCAGGCTCTAAGGATAGCGCTAACTGGCTCAAGTGTTAGCCCAAGCATATTTGAAGTGCTTGAAGTAGTGGGCAGTAGCGAGACGAAAAATAGAATACAAAATTTATTAAAGGAAGAGAAATGA
- a CDS encoding MqnA/MqnD/SBP family protein — translation MIFGKIDYLNLLPFHVFLKSAPLSSQIKKAIEFKKGVPSKLNRALNARKIDAAVISSIASKKANLKKLNFGIVAKNDVKSVLVRKNSAPKPDPASASSNALAKVLRLNGEVIIGDRALKAYLSEGKECFYDLGNIWHEKTNLPFVFGRFSYVKNGSFYKRLVAKFLQKNVKIPNYILAQYAKSRAISEQDIKWYLKFISYKIGPKEQKSLRKFFKENRLLKAAKKN, via the coding sequence ATGATATTTGGAAAGATTGATTATCTAAATTTACTTCCATTTCACGTTTTTTTAAAATCAGCTCCACTAAGCTCTCAGATAAAAAAGGCGATCGAGTTTAAAAAAGGCGTGCCAAGCAAGCTAAATAGGGCACTAAATGCCAGAAAGATCGACGCTGCGGTGATCTCAAGTATAGCTAGTAAAAAGGCAAATTTAAAGAAGCTAAATTTTGGAATAGTCGCCAAAAACGATGTAAAAAGCGTGCTTGTGCGCAAAAACTCAGCCCCAAAGCCAGATCCTGCCTCTGCTAGCTCAAACGCCCTAGCTAAGGTGCTTCGTCTAAATGGCGAGGTGATCATAGGCGACAGGGCACTAAAGGCATACCTAAGCGAGGGCAAAGAGTGCTTTTACGACCTTGGTAACATTTGGCACGAAAAGACAAATTTGCCATTTGTTTTTGGTAGATTTTCATATGTAAAAAATGGCTCGTTTTACAAAAGACTGGTTGCAAAATTTCTACAAAAAAATGTAAAAATTCCAAATTATATATTAGCTCAGTATGCCAAAAGCCGCGCCATAAGCGAGCAAGATATCAAGTGGTATTTGAAATTTATAAGCTACAAAATAGGCCCAAAAGAGCAAAAATCACTCAGAAAATTTTTTAAAGAAAATAGACTATTAAAAGCAGCAAAAAAGAATTAA
- the selA gene encoding L-seryl-tRNA(Sec) selenium transferase, translating to MSDLRNIPQVDKIIKNEAFSGLDVSLVTMLARQILDEVRAKILNENANFSSEEIINLILNEYYKFNKSTLQRVLNLTGITIHTNLARSVIDKEILNRATPVITGYSNLEYNLETGSRGNRYDYIGSLIARAFGFEDAIVVNNNASAVFLVLNTFAKGREVVVSRGELVEIGGSFRVPEVMANAGCILKEVGTTNKTRLKDYESAICEDTAMLVKAHRSNFDIVGFSEEATANELSKLAREQNLIDYFDLGSGFYGNLPFNLDKNEPDLKHLRDVSLVSFSGDKLLGTVQCGIIVGKKELIAKLRKNQLLRMLRVDKVIISLLAESIKAYLNKEFELITTQKLLHKSVKELENLANFINKNLKTSLEIVRTQTFVGGGAMPNKKIPSVALAVSGDAVLNEQKFRQKKVIGRIENDKFLLDLRTLLDDDVNELIKIINETEEK from the coding sequence TTGAGCGATTTAAGAAATATCCCACAAGTCGATAAGATCATAAAAAATGAAGCATTTTCGGGGCTTGATGTGAGTTTAGTCACAATGCTAGCAAGACAAATTTTAGACGAAGTAAGGGCTAAAATTTTAAATGAAAACGCAAACTTTAGTAGTGAAGAAATAATAAATTTGATCCTAAATGAGTACTATAAATTTAACAAATCAACTCTTCAAAGAGTTCTAAATTTAACCGGTATTACTATCCACACAAATCTTGCTAGAAGTGTAATAGATAAAGAAATTTTAAACCGAGCGACGCCAGTTATCACAGGATATTCTAACCTTGAATATAACCTAGAAACGGGCAGTCGTGGCAACAGATATGACTATATAGGCTCACTCATAGCAAGAGCATTTGGCTTTGAAGATGCTATCGTCGTAAATAACAACGCAAGCGCTGTATTTTTGGTGCTAAATACCTTTGCAAAGGGTAGGGAGGTAGTCGTTAGTAGAGGCGAGCTAGTCGAGATAGGCGGTAGTTTTAGAGTGCCAGAGGTGATGGCAAATGCAGGCTGCATCTTAAAAGAGGTCGGCACAACAAATAAAACTAGACTAAAAGACTACGAGTCGGCGATTTGTGAAGATACTGCAATGCTTGTAAAAGCGCACCGCTCAAATTTTGACATAGTTGGTTTTAGCGAAGAAGCCACGGCAAATGAACTAAGTAAGCTAGCACGTGAGCAAAATTTGATAGACTATTTTGATCTTGGCAGCGGTTTTTACGGAAATTTGCCGTTTAATCTTGACAAAAATGAGCCAGATTTAAAGCACTTAAGAGACGTTTCGCTAGTTAGCTTTAGCGGCGACAAGCTACTTGGCACGGTGCAGTGTGGCATCATTGTCGGCAAAAAAGAGCTCATCGCAAAGCTTAGAAAAAACCAGCTTTTAAGAATGCTTCGTGTTGATAAGGTGATCATCTCACTTTTGGCTGAGAGCATAAAAGCTTATCTAAACAAAGAATTTGAGCTAATCACAACACAAAAACTGCTTCACAAAAGTGTAAAAGAGCTTGAAAATTTAGCAAATTTTATAAATAAGAATCTAAAAACATCGCTAGAAATCGTTCGCACACAAACCTTTGTAGGAGGCGGTGCGATGCCAAATAAAAAAATTCCAAGCGTGGCTTTGGCGGTTAGTGGAGATGCAGTTTTAAATGAGCAGAAATTTAGGCAAAAAAAGGTGATCGGCCGCATAGAAAATGATAAATTTTTACTTGATTTAAGAACACTTTTAGATGACGATGTAAATGAACTAATAAAAATAATAAATGAAACGGAAGAAAAATGA
- a CDS encoding ribonuclease domain-containing protein produces MNKRLLPALVAFVIAIIIGTLFFSKDGGEANKNAQILLEQLNKEGQKSQSITENGSYTSKDEVALYIYKFNKLPKNFITKKEALDLGWNAKSGNLWQISGGKSIGGDRFSNREKRLPDADGRKWFECDVNYNGGRRGAERILYSNDGLIYYTPDHYEHFYLLYEKRMQ; encoded by the coding sequence TTGAATAAAAGACTTTTGCCAGCTTTAGTTGCCTTTGTCATTGCTATCATCATCGGTACTTTATTTTTTTCAAAAGATGGCGGCGAGGCAAACAAAAACGCTCAAATTTTACTTGAGCAACTAAACAAAGAGGGACAAAAGAGCCAGAGCATTACAGAAAATGGCTCGTACACCTCAAAAGATGAGGTCGCTCTTTATATCTATAAATTTAACAAGCTACCAAAGAATTTCATAACCAAAAAAGAGGCACTTGATCTTGGCTGGAATGCAAAAAGCGGAAATTTATGGCAGATAAGTGGTGGCAAAAGTATCGGCGGAGATAGATTTTCAAACAGAGAAAAGAGGCTGCCAGATGCTGATGGTAGAAAGTGGTTTGAGTGCGATGTAAATTATAATGGTGGCAGGCGCGGTGCTGAGAGAATTTTATACTCAAACGACGGGCTTATCTACTACACACCCGATCACTACGAGCATTTTTATCTGCTTTATGAGAAGAGGATGCAATGA
- a CDS encoding ATP-binding cassette domain-containing protein has product MVRSSLRELISYPNKNEQNDSEIYKILARVGLNKFKNLDEILDYPKIMSEGEAQRLNFARVYLAKPKFLFLDEATSALDNTSAAKILKNLKSDFKELGVMMITHQRELFELFDEVIDIKSE; this is encoded by the coding sequence TTGGTTAGATCTAGCCTAAGAGAACTCATCTCCTATCCGAACAAAAATGAGCAAAATGATAGTGAAATTTATAAAATTTTAGCCAGAGTTGGCCTTAACAAATTTAAAAATTTAGATGAAATTTTAGACTATCCTAAGATCATGAGTGAAGGCGAGGCTCAGAGGCTAAATTTTGCCAGAGTCTATCTTGCAAAGCCTAAATTTTTATTCTTAGACGAGGCAACCTCGGCACTTGATAATACTTCAGCAGCTAAAATTTTGAAAAATTTAAAGAGCGATTTTAAGGAACTTGGCGTGATGATGATCACACATCAACGTGAGCTTTTTGAACTTTTTGATGAGGTGATAGATATAAAAAGTGAGTAA
- a CDS encoding malic enzyme-like NAD(P)-binding protein, translating into MTHVTKEEALNYHIGGKIEIKVKTPCETSRDLSMAYTPGVAEPCKEIEADNELAYKYTNKANLVAVITDGTAVLGLGDIGAIAGKPVMEGKSVLFKKFANVDAFDIELDEHDPDKIVEICKALAPTFGGINLEDIRAPKCFEIERKLQEAVDIPVMHDDQHGTAMITSAGMINAMEISGKDISKIKIVVSGAGAAGIACAKMYKALGAKHIVMIDSKGVIHSKRTDLTPEKIEFALETEDRTLADAMRGADMFLGLSKPGVLTKEMVASMNKEPIIFALANPVPEIYPEDVEAVRSDVMMGTGRSDYPNQVNNVLGFPFIFRGALDVRAKKITENMKMAAARALAQLAKEPVPAEVLKASGVSELKFGKEYIIPKPFDKRVLTAVAPAVAKAAVEDGVARVKDFDVEAYKAKLAKGF; encoded by the coding sequence ATGACACATGTAACTAAAGAAGAAGCACTAAACTACCACATAGGCGGTAAGATCGAGATAAAGGTAAAGACGCCTTGCGAGACATCAAGAGACCTTTCAATGGCCTATACACCAGGCGTTGCTGAGCCTTGTAAAGAGATAGAAGCTGATAATGAACTAGCTTATAAATATACAAATAAAGCAAATTTAGTAGCTGTCATCACCGATGGCACGGCTGTACTAGGCCTAGGCGATATCGGTGCGATCGCTGGTAAGCCAGTTATGGAAGGAAAGTCAGTCTTATTTAAAAAATTTGCAAACGTGGATGCCTTTGACATCGAGCTAGATGAGCACGATCCTGATAAGATCGTTGAGATTTGCAAGGCTCTAGCTCCGACATTTGGTGGTATAAATTTAGAAGATATCCGTGCTCCAAAGTGCTTTGAGATAGAAAGAAAGCTTCAAGAAGCAGTCGATATCCCTGTAATGCACGACGATCAGCACGGCACAGCGATGATAACAAGCGCTGGTATGATAAATGCGATGGAAATTTCTGGCAAAGATATATCTAAGATAAAAATCGTAGTTAGTGGCGCTGGTGCAGCTGGCATTGCATGCGCGAAGATGTATAAAGCGCTTGGTGCAAAACATATCGTTATGATAGATAGCAAAGGTGTCATTCACTCAAAAAGAACAGACCTAACGCCTGAAAAGATAGAGTTTGCGCTTGAAACTGAGGATAGAACTTTGGCTGATGCGATGAGGGGTGCTGATATGTTTTTAGGTCTTTCTAAGCCTGGTGTGCTTACAAAAGAGATGGTTGCGTCAATGAATAAAGAACCTATCATCTTTGCTTTGGCAAACCCAGTGCCTGAAATTTATCCAGAGGATGTTGAGGCTGTAAGAAGTGACGTTATGATGGGTACAGGCAGAAGCGACTATCCTAACCAAGTAAATAACGTTTTAGGTTTTCCTTTTATCTTTAGAGGCGCGCTTGACGTTAGAGCTAAAAAGATCACTGAAAATATGAAAATGGCTGCAGCTAGAGCGCTTGCGCAGCTTGCAAAAGAGCCAGTACCAGCTGAAGTTTTAAAAGCAAGTGGCGTTAGCGAGCTAAAATTTGGCAAAGAATACATCATCCCAAAACCATTTGACAAACGTGTGCTAACAGCAGTCGCTCCAGCAGTTGCAAAAGCTGCTGTTGAAGATGGCGTAGCGAGAGTAAAAGATTTTGATGTTGAGGCTTATAAAGCCAAACTTGCAAAAGGTTTTTAA
- a CDS encoding barstar family protein, with protein MKSVILDAKEMVEKEKMHEYFTKKFGLPEYYGKNLDALFDCLCEINEPTFIKLKNENFLDSGTKESLIQLFHDVCNENDLVKFEFVKDEK; from the coding sequence ATGAAAAGTGTGATCTTAGATGCCAAAGAGATGGTTGAAAAAGAAAAAATGCATGAGTATTTTACAAAAAAATTTGGCCTGCCAGAGTACTACGGCAAAAATTTAGACGCACTCTTTGACTGTCTTTGCGAGATAAATGAGCCAACATTTATAAAGCTAAAAAATGAAAATTTTTTGGATAGTGGCACAAAAGAGAGCTTGATTCAGCTATTTCATGACGTTTGTAACGAAAATGATCTAGTTAAATTTGAGTTTGTAAAAGATGAAAAATGA